The nucleotide sequence CTCCTTTTTCAGCATCAACTCTCATTTGAAGATTTGTCTTAGTATCAGCTACTACAACTTCTCCTAAAAGTTCAGCAAACTTTGAAGCATGTTCAGCTTCTTCAAATGCAATTCTCTTATATGCTTCTGCAACTTCAGGGTATCCTTCTCTATCTGCTTGTCTTGCCATTGCAAGATACATGCCAACTTCTGTGCATTCTCCTGTAAAGTTAGCTCTTAAGCCTTCAAGAACTTCTTTATCTACACCCTTAGCAATTCCTATTTTATGCTCATCTGCCCAACCTTCGCCTTCATCTTTAACTTCTACAAATTTATCTTTTCCAGCACCACATACGGGGCATTTTTCTGGAGCATCCTCTCCTGTATAGATATATCCACAAACAACACATTTAAATTTTTTCATTTTCAATTTCCTCCTTTAATCTCTTTCACATAACTATTTTCATTTCACTCTTATATTTTTGCTAATCTTATTTTCTATTTAAAATATCTATTTAATAAACCTCTGAAAGCAGAACCGTGTCTAGCTTCATCTTTGCACATTTCATGTACTGTATCATGAATAGCATCATAGTTAAGCTTTTTAGCTAAAGTTGCAAGCTCTTTCTTTCCTTCGCAAGCTCCTTTTTCAGCATCAACTCTCATTTGAAGATTTGTCTTAGTATCAGCTACTACAACTTCTCCTAAAAGCTCAGCAAACTTTGAAGCATGTTCAGCTTCTTCAAATGCAATTCTCTTATATGCTTCTGCAACTTCAGGGTATCCTTCTCTATCTGCTTGTCTTGCCATTGCAAGATACATGCCAACTTCTGTGCATTCTCCTGTAAAGTTAGCTCTTAAGCCTTCAAGAACTTCTTTATCTACACCCTTAGCAACTCCTATTTTGTGCTCATCTGCCCAGCCTTCGCCTTCGTCTTTAACTTCTACAAATTTATCTTTTCCAGCACCACATACAGGGCATTTTTCTGGAGCATCCTCTCCTGTATAGATATATCCACAAACAACACATTTAAATTTTTTCATTTTTAATTTCCTCCTTTAATCTCTCTCATATATTTATATAGTATTTTAGTTTTATATATTATATTTATTACTTGCTCTCCATATTTTGCTAACTTCTCTTGACAATTGTTATTATATAATAATTATTATTTGTTTGCAATAGTTTTTTTAAATTTTTTCTAATTTTTTCTTTAAATATGTGTAATATATCGCTTATATGGTAATACATATTTAGCCTTTTCCCTGCTTATTGCCACACTTTACAAACTATTTACTAATAAAAAATATTACTAAATTTCACTATATCAACTTGTAAACTGTTTTAAAGTTGAAACTTAATTTAATGTATGATAAACTATTGATAAAATTAAATTCTTACCTAGGGTAAAGGTGCTGTAGTTATTATTATTTATTCTTAGCTGGCAAGCTTTGAGGGATAAAGAAAGGAATTGCAGCCGAAGAAGGATTTCCGGCAGGAACTTTTTCTGGTTTTGTATAAAATATATGCAGAACTGTCACTATTCTTTTATAGTGGAGAGCTACAAGGTGCACGTGAGATGTTTATAACAACAGCAAAGTGTTCCTTTGCTGTTAATTTTTTTGTACCAAATAAAGCCCCTGGTAAGGGAAAGAGGGATTAAATGAAAATCGAAGGTGTTTTAATACCATTAATTACTCCTTTTAAGGATGGCAAAGTAGATTTAGCTTCTTATGAAAAACTTATTAGGCACTATTCAAAAAAAGGAGTCGCTGGCTTTATGCCTCTTGCAACCACAGGCGAAACTCCTACATTATCAGATTATGAATACCAAAGCATATTAGAAAAAACTGTTGAATGCAATGAACTTAATCTTCCTATATATGTTGGTTTTGGCGGAAATAATACCGAAAAAATGACCAAGGATATCAAAATGCTTGATAAATATAATATTAAAGGTATTTTATCAGTATGTCCTTATTATAATAGACCTGACCAAAGGGGAATATACGAACATTTTAAAAGAATATCTGAATCAACTTCCTTAGATATAGTATTATACAATATACCTTACAGAACCGGAAGAAACATAGAAAATGACACTATAAGAAGGCTTTCTGAATTAGATAATATAGTTGGAGTAAAGGATGCTTGTGGTGATTTTACTCAAACCACAGAGCTTTTATTAAATCGTCCAGATAACTTTTCAATACTTACTGGCGAAGATGCCTTCTTCTACAGCACACTAATGCTTGGAGGAGATGGCGGTATAATGGCATCCGCTCACTTAAATACTGAAAAATACGTTGAAGTATTTAATAAATCTAAGCAAAATGACTATAAATCTGCTCTAGAAATCTGGAAACAAGTAGCTAACATGATTCCTCTGCTATTTGAAGAGCCAAATCCTGCACCAATAAAGTACTGTCTCTCAAAAACAGGAGTTATAGCTTCTGAAGCTTTAAGGTTGCCTCTAGTACCTATCTCAGAAAATCTAAAAGAAAAGTTAAATAAATTTTTATAATAGTTATCCACATTTATGCTAAAATAAGAGGTATAAATGTGGATTTTTTTTTATAAAAGTGGATAACTTTTAATATTTTAATTGAAATTGAAGGTGATTATAATGACAGAAAATAAAATACAAAAATTAACCCCTCTAGCAGAAACAAAATTTCTAAGTCTTTATGATATTGAATACAAAAATAAAAAACAAGATACAAGACACTGGACTGTAGCTTCAAGGAAAGATTACAAAGCTCTTAGTGATCAATATCTTAATGGTGCTGCTGAAAAAACCGATGCGGCAATAATTGCAGCTTTTCATGAAGATACACACAAAATAGTCTGCATAAAACAATTCAGAGTACCCTTAAACGACTATGTTTATGAGCTTCCCGCAGGACTTATAGACGCAGGTGAAGATTTTGAAGCAGCTGCTCGACGTGAGCTTAAAGAGGAAACAGGCCTTACACTTTTGGATATAAACTATGAAAAAAGTAAAAAGCGTGTTTATGCCTCTGCTGGCATGACTGATGAATCTGCAGCAATGATATTTTGCACCTGCAGTGGAACCTTATCAAAAGATTATCTTGAAGATGACGAAGATATAGAAGTTATGCTTCTTTCTAAAAATGAAGTAAAAAAATTATTAAATGACGATGTAAAAATGGATATGAGAGCTTTTATAACTCTTCAAGCTTTCACCGAACTCGGCGAAAAACTATTTAAATAGAAGGAGGTTATACTGTGATTGATATTGTAAGTAATGTTATTAAAGAAATGATATTATATTTTGATGGAGATGTACGACGCATAAACCATGCTTTAAAAGTTTATAGCTTTTCAAAAACAATAGGTCAATTAGAAAATATACCTGAAGAAATGTTTAAAATTCTTGAGGTTGCTGCTGTTTTGCATGATATTGGTATTAAGGAAAGTGAAAGAAAATACAATTCATCTGCCGGAAACTATCAAGAATTAGAAGGTCCCGCTGTTGCCAAAAGCCTTTTAGAAAAGTTTAACTTAGAAGATACCTTTGTTAATAGGGTTTGCTATCTTATAGGTCATCATCATACTTATACTGAAATTGATAATTTGGATTACCAAATTTTAATAGAGGCTGATTTCATTGTAAATATATTCGAAGATTCCATTCCTAAGGATAATGTCGATATAGTTAAGAAAAAATACTTCAAAACCACTACTGGAGTATCCCTCATAGACAGCATGTATAAATAATTCTAAATTAAATCCAGAGGTGATAAATTAATATGGAAGATGGTAGAACAAGCGACAAGGTACTAGAAAAAATCCAGGAAAAAATCTTTAGTGGAGAATGGAAGCCTGGCCAAAAAATTATGTCAGAAACAAAACTAGCTGAAGATTTAAATGTAAGTAGGGTATCTGTAAGAGAAGCTATTGAAAAATTAGCAGCTTTTAATATAGTAAGTAAGAAGAAAGGTGGAGGCACATTTATAAATGATTTAGGTCCATCCGTATACTTAAATAGCTTACTTCCAATGCTGATTTTAAATAGAGATAACTATTTAGAAATATTGGAATTTAGACTTATTACAGAACCAGAATCTGCTAAGCTCTGCGCTGAACGCTGTGATGATGAGCTTATAATTTCTCTTGAAAAAATCTATGATAATATGAAAAATTATAAAGATGATATACAAAAGTTCACTAAGGAAGATTTAAATTTTCACACAAAAATAGCAGAAGGTACTAAAAATTCATTAATAATAAAAATAAATGAGCTTCTTATGAATATACTTGAATACCATCAAAGAGGATTATACGAAACATTGGGTCCTAAAGGTGGTATCTGTGAACATAAATTTATTCTAGATGCTATAAAAAATAGAGATTCTGAACTTGCCTTTATATATTCAAGAAGACATGCAGAAAGAACAATAAATGATCTAAAGAAACTACAAACCTAAAAAGCGCAAATGTGCTTTTTAGGTTTTTTTATTATTTAAATAGTATAACCTTATTAATCTTAGTATAACTTAAAATTAAATTTTAAAACTCTATTGACTTAGAAACGTTTTCATTGTATTATACTATTAAAGTTGTAATACAACTTTAATAGTATAATGTATTTTTACAGCGTTAAGTAGCTTATTATTATATTTTATCTTAAAGTTGTAATACAGATTAAGATTATGAGGTGATTTAATTGTTAAAAAGTCAGGAAATAAGACAAAAGGCTCCTGAGCTTGATTCCCTTAGATTAGGTTCAGGATGGAAATCTGAAGAATTGAATAAAGCACAGATTATAATTGAAAGCAGTTTTGGTCATAGTCATCCTGGAAGCGCCCATCTTGATACTTTAGTTGATGAAGCTTTCAAGTCAATTGATGACAATGGAGGACGGGGGGCTAAGTATTTTGTTACGGATATATGCGACGGTGAAACTCAAGGTCATGATGGCATGAACTATTCTCTCGCTTCAAGAGATATAATGACAAATCTTATGGAGATACACGTACAAGCAACGCCTTTCGATGCAGGTATATTCATAGCTAGCTGTGATAAAGCTGTTCCAGCTCACTTAATGGCAATTGCTAGACTTGATATGCCATCCATACTAGTCCCAGGTGGTATTATGAATGCTGGTCCCAATATGCTTACTTTAGAACAAATCGGAACCTATAATGCACAATATGAAAGAGGAGAAATAACGAAAGAGCAGTACGAACACTATAAACAAAATGCATGTCCTAGTTGTGGCGCCTGCTCATTTATGGGAACAGCCTCCACTATGCAGGTTATGTCTGAAGCCCTTGGTATAGCTCTTCCTGGAACAGCTCTAATACCAGTAACCTCAAAGGAATTAAAGCTAGCAGCCAAAAATGCTGGTAAACAAATACTCAAACTTATTGAACTAAATATAAAACCATCAGAAATAATGACTAAGAAAGCCTTTGAAAACGCAATAATGGTTCATGCCGCTATCGCAGGTTCAAGCAATTGCCTTCTTCATATTCCTGCCATAGCCCATGAACTTGGCATGGATATAGAACCTGAACTATTTGACGAAATCCATAAAAAAATCCCATACATTTTAAATATAAGGCCAAGTGGTTTTTATCCAGGTTCATACTTTTGGAATGCAGGTGGAGTTCCTGCAATAAT is from Clostridium acetobutylicum ATCC 824 and encodes:
- the dapA gene encoding 4-hydroxy-tetrahydrodipicolinate synthase — its product is MKIEGVLIPLITPFKDGKVDLASYEKLIRHYSKKGVAGFMPLATTGETPTLSDYEYQSILEKTVECNELNLPIYVGFGGNNTEKMTKDIKMLDKYNIKGILSVCPYYNRPDQRGIYEHFKRISESTSLDIVLYNIPYRTGRNIENDTIRRLSELDNIVGVKDACGDFTQTTELLLNRPDNFSILTGEDAFFYSTLMLGGDGGIMASAHLNTEKYVEVFNKSKQNDYKSALEIWKQVANMIPLLFEEPNPAPIKYCLSKTGVIASEALRLPLVPISENLKEKLNKFL
- the rbr3B gene encoding NADH peroxidase, encoding MKKFKCVVCGYIYTGEDAPEKCPVCGAGKDKFVEVKDEGEGWADEHKIGIAKGVDKEVLEGLRANFTGECTEVGMYLAMARQADREGYPEVAEAYKRIAFEEAEHASKFAELLGEVVVADTKTNLQMRVDAEKGACEGKKELATLAKKLNYDAIHDTVHEMCKDEARHGSAFRGLLNRYFK
- a CDS encoding HD domain-containing protein, which encodes MIDIVSNVIKEMILYFDGDVRRINHALKVYSFSKTIGQLENIPEEMFKILEVAAVLHDIGIKESERKYNSSAGNYQELEGPAVAKSLLEKFNLEDTFVNRVCYLIGHHHTYTEIDNLDYQILIEADFIVNIFEDSIPKDNVDIVKKKYFKTTTGVSLIDSMYK
- a CDS encoding NUDIX hydrolase, yielding MTENKIQKLTPLAETKFLSLYDIEYKNKKQDTRHWTVASRKDYKALSDQYLNGAAEKTDAAIIAAFHEDTHKIVCIKQFRVPLNDYVYELPAGLIDAGEDFEAAARRELKEETGLTLLDINYEKSKKRVYASAGMTDESAAMIFCTCSGTLSKDYLEDDEDIEVMLLSKNEVKKLLNDDVKMDMRAFITLQAFTELGEKLFK
- the ilvD gene encoding dihydroxy-acid dehydratase, whose amino-acid sequence is MLKSQEIRQKAPELDSLRLGSGWKSEELNKAQIIIESSFGHSHPGSAHLDTLVDEAFKSIDDNGGRGAKYFVTDICDGETQGHDGMNYSLASRDIMTNLMEIHVQATPFDAGIFIASCDKAVPAHLMAIARLDMPSILVPGGIMNAGPNMLTLEQIGTYNAQYERGEITKEQYEHYKQNACPSCGACSFMGTASTMQVMSEALGIALPGTALIPVTSKELKLAAKNAGKQILKLIELNIKPSEIMTKKAFENAIMVHAAIAGSSNCLLHIPAIAHELGMDIEPELFDEIHKKIPYILNIRPSGFYPGSYFWNAGGVPAIMEEIKEFLHLDVMTVTGKTLGENLEDLKNSGYYEEHDKLITSLGIKKEDVIRTKENPIQSQGAIAILKGNLAPGGAVVKHSAISKKLMQVVLKARVFNCEEDAIKSVLTKNIKPGDAVFVRYEGPKGSGMPEMFYTTEAIASDHELVDSTALITDGRFSGATRGPAIGHVSPEASEGGPIAFVQEGDLIKIDIPARKLDIIGTNGIEKSEKEIENILKERSQNWVKPAPRYTKGILGLYTRCASSPMKGGYME
- the rbr3B gene encoding NADH peroxidase, coding for MKKFKCVVCGYIYTGEDAPEKCPVCGAGKDKFVEVKDEGEGWADEHKIGVAKGVDKEVLEGLRANFTGECTEVGMYLAMARQADREGYPEVAEAYKRIAFEEAEHASKFAELLGEVVVADTKTNLQMRVDAEKGACEGKKELATLAKKLNYDAIHDTVHEMCKDEARHGSAFRGLLNRYFK
- a CDS encoding FadR/GntR family transcriptional regulator, whose translation is MEDGRTSDKVLEKIQEKIFSGEWKPGQKIMSETKLAEDLNVSRVSVREAIEKLAAFNIVSKKKGGGTFINDLGPSVYLNSLLPMLILNRDNYLEILEFRLITEPESAKLCAERCDDELIISLEKIYDNMKNYKDDIQKFTKEDLNFHTKIAEGTKNSLIIKINELLMNILEYHQRGLYETLGPKGGICEHKFILDAIKNRDSELAFIYSRRHAERTINDLKKLQT